ATGAGAAGCGAGAAAAATTTACCCTGATTCTCCTCCGAAGTTTGATGGTGGAATCAATCAATTCCCCTTGATATGATCGCCAAATGGACAATGTGACAGTTGAGGGTGCGGAATGTGGGTTCTACCATTTCGTCGTAATCCAATACTTCTACCTCTGGGAGGTCTTCGCTTCTGTTAATACTGGGAACGTCCTCTTCTGTCTCTTTCCACTGGGGAGACGCTTTAACAGTAAATACTTGTGCTTGTTCTTCTTTCTGTCGTTCCTTTTTCGTTTTCTTCTTCGCAACAAATTGATCGCGATCGCGCACTTCTTCACTAATGGAATGATTACTGAGCGTTTTTCCAGCGTTGCGAAGTTTCCGACTCATCGCTTTCGCTTCAGCAAGGGATAAGTGTTCCGTTTCCAAGTCCAGGGCATAAGCACGAGTGTGGTCGCACTGCTAAACATGATTACTGTACTCAACAGATAAGTCTTGTCCAGCACGGGTTTTAAGGGATAATTGTGAACCTCGCCAACCAGGGGAACGAATGCTCTTTTTCTTTTCCTGTGCTTCTATTACTGGCTGAAGAACACGATAAACAGTCATGTGACTGGGAGGTTTTAAGCCGAGTTCTCTCGCTTTTCCCTGAGTACGTAGATAAACCTGCTGACGGGTCATGCGCTTACTCCCTTTATTCCCCTCTCGATAGGTTTTCAGGATAAATTCTTCTAAACGAGAATCAATGCGATGATTTCCTTTATCGGAACGCTCCCCTGTCGATAGAGCGCTTAAACCTTCTTCCTCCCATCGCTTGATAAGCCGTTGAACGGTTCGCACCGACTTTCCTAACTTTTGCGCTGCCTCTTTCAGTTTCTTGCCATAGGTCGCGCGATTACAGGGGTCTTGAAGACTTTGAATAATCTCCAGCTTGAGTTTCGCTTCCTCGGAAAGGTCTTCAGAAAGATTGCCCTTTCCCCTTTTCCCCTATTGCCCTTTTTTTCGCGCTTCGCGCGATTTCGACGTAATTTTTTGTTAAGAAACCAACTGTGACCCAAGAGTTGCCTATCATCCAAAAGGTTTACGACCTCATCCTGTGGTACGTACCGATCGCGAACTGCCTCCCGCGCGACCATAAGTATTTATTGGGAGACCGAATTATTTCAAGATTATACGAACTGCTAGAAGAATTGATTCTGGCTCGCTATGCTAAAGAAAAGCTTGCTCAACTGGAACGGCTCAACAGCAAGCTCAATATCCTGCGATATCAAACCCATTTATTGCTGGATTTCGATCTCATCTCTACCCAGCGTTACGAGTACGCCAGCAAGCTTATCGATGGTATTGGCGTTGACTTGGGAGGCTGGATTCAGCAACAGCGCTGTCTTAGGAGCAAAGGATGAAACGTTACGGACATTTGTGGCATCAGATCGTTGCCTTCGAGAATATTCTGGACGCCTCTCGCAAAGCTCAGCGCGGTAAGCGCTTCCGGAGTAACGTTTTGGCGTTTAACTACAACCTAGAACAGGAATTGCTACTCCTAAAGTCCGAGTTGGAGTCGAAAACCTACCAACCGGGTGAATACCGTACCTTTGAAATCCGCGAACCCAAACGCCGCACTATTTCCGCAGCCCCCTACCGCGATCGGGTCGTGCATCACGCTCTGTGCAACGTCATGGTTCCCATCTTTGAAGCTGCCTTTATTGCCGATTCCTATGCCAATCGTCTCGGTTATGGCACTCACCGAGCCTTGCATCGCTTTACCCAATTTGCGCGCTCCATCCAGCCGCTACGTCCTCCAGTGCGACATCAAAAAATACTTCCCCAGTATCGACTTAGAAATTCTCAAATCAATCCTGCGCCAGAAGATTAAGTGCCGGGATACCTTATGGTTAATTGATACCATTATCGATGCCAGTAACGAACAAGAACCGATAAACGAGTACTTCCCTGGCGACACTTTAAGCAGTAGCCACTTCTGAACGAAAAATGATTCACCCCTTGTTTCGTCGGCACCGTTGAGAACAATATTTGACTTCATCCCAACAATCTGCCCATTTTTTGCGCCAAGTAAAGGGGCGCCCACAAACCACACAAGTTTTTGTTGGTAAATCAGATTTTTTGCGTTGCCGTGCCATAAAACTGAAGGATGTTAGTGAATGAGCGTTGGGTATCGCCAACTGCCGAGTCCTACCAAAATAATCGTAATTCCTAAGAGAATTGTCCAATCTAAAAGTAGAGGATGCTATTCCTGAGTGAACAACTACTATCAAAATTAGCCAGTTACTCTAAGATAACGAATTCAATCGTTGACAACAGCCTTTTCTGCTGGGGGTTGGGACAATCACTGTTTTGATTCTGATAAACTGTAGGCAATTGTGACCCCCAAATATTTGTATATTTCTGCAAAAGATATTCTCAGCAATCCTCGCTACCATCAGGGTAAAGGCGTTGTGAGCAACGTAGTGTGTCGGATCAAAAAATCGTTAATAAAAATATGACAGATACCCAAACCATCTTAGAAGCACTCCGTCCTGTACAAGACCCAGAATTGCAAAAAAGTCTGGTCGAACTAAACATGATTCGAGATATCACTTTGGATGAGGGGGCTTTGAGTTTTAAGCTCGTGCTAACAACCCCAGCTTGCCCTCTCAAAGAAATGATCGTGGATGATTGTAAAAAAGCGGTACAAG
The nucleotide sequence above comes from Cyanobacteria bacterium GSL.Bin1. Encoded proteins:
- the avd gene encoding diversity-generating retroelement protein Avd — encoded protein: MTQELPIIQKVYDLILWYVPIANCLPRDHKYLLGDRIISRLYELLEELILARYAKEKLAQLERLNSKLNILRYQTHLLLDFDLISTQRYEYASKLIDGIGVDLGGWIQQQRCLRSKG
- a CDS encoding DUF2256 domain-containing protein, whose protein sequence is MARQRKKSDLPTKTCVVCGRPFTWRKKWADCWDEVKYCSQRCRRNKG